Proteins encoded in a region of the Saccharothrix ecbatanensis genome:
- a CDS encoding SDR family oxidoreductase — protein MILITGATGTIGSEVLKLLVERGERVRAVTRSPDKLPPDLDVVRADFDDPDTLRLAMTGVDALFLLTAPAKPTPDHDLAALDAATRAGVGTVVKLSAIGTGETIGDRTVGGWHLAAERAVQDSGMAWTVLRPSSFASNFLRFAQPIAAGGPVPNLTGNARQGVVDPRDVAAVAVEALTTSDHKGQTYALTGPEALSVPEQAAILAAALGRAVETVDVPADAARADMLGHGMDASAVDAVLTGVEWARAGHNAVVTEDVAEVLGRPATSFATWVRDHLAAFR, from the coding sequence ATGATCCTGATCACCGGGGCGACCGGCACCATCGGCAGTGAAGTCTTGAAGCTCCTGGTCGAACGGGGCGAGCGGGTGCGGGCCGTGACCCGTTCGCCCGACAAACTTCCACCGGACCTCGACGTCGTCCGGGCCGACTTCGACGACCCCGACACGCTGCGGCTCGCCATGACGGGCGTCGATGCGTTGTTCCTGCTCACGGCACCCGCGAAGCCCACGCCGGACCACGACTTGGCGGCGCTCGACGCGGCGACGCGAGCGGGCGTGGGCACGGTGGTGAAGCTGTCCGCGATCGGCACCGGGGAGACCATCGGCGACCGGACCGTCGGTGGGTGGCACCTCGCGGCGGAACGGGCAGTGCAGGACAGCGGGATGGCGTGGACCGTGCTGCGGCCGTCCAGCTTCGCGTCGAACTTCCTGCGGTTCGCGCAGCCGATCGCGGCCGGTGGCCCCGTGCCGAACCTGACAGGCAACGCACGGCAGGGCGTCGTGGACCCGCGTGACGTCGCGGCGGTGGCGGTCGAAGCGCTCACCACGTCCGACCACAAAGGACAGACCTACGCGCTGACCGGTCCCGAAGCGCTGAGCGTCCCCGAGCAGGCCGCGATCCTGGCCGCCGCGCTGGGCAGGGCCGTCGAGACCGTGGACGTGCCGGCGGACGCCGCACGGGCCGACATGCTCGGTCACGGCATGGACGCCTCGGCCGTGGACGCCGTGCTCACCGGGGTCGAGTGGGCGCGGGCCGGGCACAACGCCGTGGTGACCGAGGACGTCGCCGAGGTCCTCGGCCGCCCGGCGACGAGCTTCGCCACC
- a CDS encoding iron ABC transporter permease, with product MRTAVVTAGILAAIALLSAVHLTQGTASTGVLDVLNALVGNGDAQTLAVLEGSRVPRLLAALLIGVALGVAGAGMQSVARNPLASPDTLAVNAGSHLAVVSIAAFGLSLPTLPAGAAAFVGGLAAAVVVLGLSGGGSTSPRLVLVGSAVALTLQSATILLLLMYEEETSGLFGWGSGSLTVSDLNATAQMTPVVVVAVAALVVMGRSLDVLALGDDSATVLGLKVRRTRVGAVLLTVALTAAAVTVAGPVGFVGLSAPVITRLLTPFVPGLGRHRVLLPVSGLVGVLIVLGADVLLRAVMGSAAAIRVPTGVTTTILGAAVLIWLARRGRSSGTPRQAPAGRVGVAGSPRRFVVISVVLALLVVAAPVSGLMFGDRLVLLGDLANWLAGRSGTALTFVVDQRLPRVLAALAAGAALAVAGCGIQSVSRNPLAEPGLLGITAGAGLGAITLITVVPMAGAWHIAGAAGVGAMVAFALVYGLAWRSGLDSDRLVVIGIAMWSGGMALITLLIVTSDPWNTAKALTWLSGSTYGRTLEQVLPTALALVLLTPLLWARHRELDLHSLDEDTPRVLGMRVERSRLAILAAAGVLAATAVSAIGVVAFVGLVAPHLARSLVGGRNARVIPVAAALGAVLVSIADTVGRTVIAPAQVPAGLVISLIGTPYFVLVLWRTREMRT from the coding sequence ATGCGCACCGCCGTCGTGACGGCGGGGATCCTGGCGGCCATCGCCTTGCTCTCCGCCGTCCACCTCACCCAGGGCACCGCGTCGACCGGTGTGCTCGACGTGCTCAACGCCCTGGTGGGCAACGGGGACGCGCAGACCCTCGCCGTGCTGGAGGGTTCGCGCGTGCCGCGCCTGCTGGCCGCGTTGCTGATCGGTGTCGCGCTGGGCGTCGCCGGCGCCGGGATGCAGTCGGTGGCGCGCAACCCGTTGGCGTCACCGGACACGCTCGCGGTGAACGCGGGCTCGCACCTGGCCGTGGTCTCGATCGCGGCGTTCGGGTTGAGCCTGCCGACGCTGCCCGCGGGTGCGGCGGCGTTCGTGGGTGGGTTGGCGGCGGCGGTCGTCGTGCTCGGGTTGTCCGGCGGCGGTTCGACCAGTCCGCGGTTGGTGCTGGTCGGGTCCGCGGTCGCGTTGACGTTGCAGTCGGCGACGATCCTGTTGCTGCTGATGTACGAGGAGGAGACGAGCGGGCTGTTCGGGTGGGGCAGCGGCTCGTTGACGGTGAGCGACCTGAACGCGACCGCGCAGATGACGCCGGTCGTGGTGGTCGCGGTGGCGGCGCTGGTGGTGATGGGGCGGTCGCTGGACGTCCTGGCCCTGGGTGACGACAGCGCGACCGTGCTGGGGTTGAAGGTGCGGCGGACGCGGGTCGGCGCGGTGCTGCTGACCGTGGCGTTGACGGCGGCGGCGGTGACGGTGGCCGGGCCGGTCGGGTTCGTCGGGCTGAGCGCGCCGGTGATCACGCGGCTGCTGACGCCGTTCGTGCCGGGGTTGGGCCGGCACCGGGTGTTGCTGCCGGTGTCCGGGCTCGTGGGTGTGCTGATCGTGCTGGGCGCGGACGTGCTGCTGCGTGCGGTGATGGGTTCCGCGGCGGCGATCCGGGTGCCGACCGGGGTCACCACGACGATCCTCGGTGCGGCCGTGCTGATCTGGCTGGCGCGGCGCGGTCGGTCGAGTGGGACGCCTCGGCAGGCCCCGGCCGGTCGGGTCGGGGTGGCCGGGTCGCCGCGTCGGTTCGTGGTGATCTCGGTGGTGCTGGCCCTGCTGGTGGTCGCGGCGCCGGTGTCGGGGCTGATGTTCGGGGACCGGCTGGTGCTGCTGGGTGACCTGGCGAACTGGCTGGCCGGGCGTTCGGGGACGGCGTTGACGTTCGTGGTCGACCAGCGGCTGCCGCGGGTGCTGGCGGCGTTGGCGGCCGGTGCGGCGCTGGCGGTGGCGGGGTGCGGCATCCAGTCGGTGAGCCGGAACCCGTTGGCGGAGCCGGGGTTGCTCGGCATCACGGCGGGCGCGGGGCTCGGTGCGATCACGTTGATCACGGTCGTGCCGATGGCCGGGGCGTGGCACATCGCCGGGGCTGCGGGTGTCGGCGCGATGGTGGCGTTCGCGCTGGTCTACGGGCTGGCGTGGCGGTCGGGGTTGGACTCGGACCGGCTGGTGGTCATCGGCATCGCGATGTGGTCCGGCGGGATGGCGCTGATCACGCTGCTGATCGTGACGTCGGACCCGTGGAACACGGCGAAGGCGTTGACCTGGCTGTCCGGGTCCACGTACGGGAGGACGCTGGAGCAGGTGCTGCCGACGGCGCTGGCGTTGGTGTTGTTGACGCCGTTGCTGTGGGCCCGGCACCGTGAGCTGGACCTGCACAGCCTGGACGAGGACACGCCGCGGGTGTTGGGGATGCGGGTGGAGCGGTCGCGGCTGGCGATCCTGGCTGCGGCGGGTGTGCTGGCGGCCACGGCCGTGTCGGCGATCGGGGTGGTGGCGTTCGTGGGCTTGGTCGCGCCGCACTTGGCGCGGTCGTTGGTCGGCGGGCGCAACGCGCGGGTGATCCCGGTGGCGGCGGCGTTGGGCGCGGTGTTGGTGTCCATCGCGGACACGGTGGGGCGGACCGTGATCGCGCCGGCGCAGGTGCCGGCCGGGTTGGTGATCTCGTTGATCGGCACGCCCTACTTCGTGCTGGTGCTGTGGCGGACGCGGGAGATGCGCACCTGA
- a CDS encoding ABC transporter substrate-binding protein encodes MRLLPPALIAAAVLLSACGTTETPTTAPSESAGGPVTVTDSRGKAVELKAPAQRVVTLEWSETEVVASLGVMPVGVADAAGYKTWDASVPLAADVKDVGKRNEPSVDSIVALNPDVVIMAQGRDETMVGQLEKYVPVVVTKASDAARNLDRLREDVKMIAQAVGKSAEGDKLLAEMDTALADGKKAVEAKGATGTPFLMADGWLEGSTVNIRPFGKGSQVSETAEALGLKNAWTGEVDAKWGLGATDVEGLTAITDPKTVLFYSASENDVFTTGLAQNPVWQRLPFVVSQKVVKLEPGTWTFGGPKSVVHVAEQFVKAVTA; translated from the coding sequence ATGCGCTTGTTGCCCCCTGCCCTGATCGCGGCAGCCGTGCTGCTGTCCGCCTGTGGCACCACCGAGACACCGACCACCGCACCGAGCGAGTCCGCGGGCGGCCCGGTCACGGTGACCGACTCCCGCGGCAAGGCCGTCGAGCTGAAGGCGCCCGCCCAGCGGGTCGTCACGCTGGAGTGGTCCGAGACCGAGGTCGTCGCCTCCCTGGGTGTCATGCCCGTGGGTGTCGCGGACGCGGCCGGCTACAAGACGTGGGACGCGTCCGTGCCGCTCGCCGCCGACGTGAAGGACGTGGGCAAGCGCAACGAGCCCAGCGTGGACTCGATCGTCGCGCTGAACCCGGACGTGGTGATCATGGCCCAGGGTCGGGACGAGACCATGGTGGGGCAGCTGGAGAAGTACGTCCCGGTGGTCGTCACCAAGGCCAGTGACGCGGCCCGCAACCTCGACCGGCTGCGCGAGGACGTGAAGATGATCGCCCAGGCGGTCGGCAAGTCCGCCGAGGGCGACAAGCTGCTGGCCGAGATGGACACCGCGCTGGCGGACGGCAAGAAGGCGGTCGAGGCCAAGGGCGCGACCGGCACGCCGTTCCTGATGGCCGACGGCTGGCTGGAGGGCAGCACGGTCAACATCCGCCCGTTCGGCAAGGGCTCGCAGGTCTCCGAAACGGCCGAGGCGCTGGGTCTGAAGAACGCGTGGACCGGCGAGGTCGACGCGAAGTGGGGCCTCGGCGCGACCGACGTCGAGGGCCTGACCGCGATCACCGACCCGAAGACGGTCTTGTTCTACAGCGCGTCCGAGAACGACGTGTTCACCACCGGCCTGGCGCAGAACCCGGTGTGGCAGCGGCTGCCGTTCGTGGTGTCGCAGAAGGTGGTCAAGCTGGAGCCGGGCACGTGGACGTTCGGCGGCCCGAAGTCCGTCGTGCACGTCGCCGAGCAGTTCGTGAAGGCCGTCACCGCCTGA
- a CDS encoding ABC transporter ATP-binding protein translates to MSKGDALLAGDELVLAHHDHAVVHGVSLELRAGAVTALVGPNGSGKSTVLRSLARLHRPRTGQVKLGERPVWGHSALSGKEFARNVTLLTQQRPTPSGVSVRDVVSYGRYPYRTGWRGVDLEGNAAITRAMELTGVTAMADRGVDELSGGELQRVWLASCLAQETSVLLLDEPTNHLDLRYQVEVLDVVRDLANDHDVAVGVVLHDLDHAAIIADEVVLLAEGRVVAAGGVRDVLTGEHLTHAYGVTVHVADDPVTGAIHCRPLGRHTPRPV, encoded by the coding sequence ATGTCCAAGGGAGACGCGCTGCTCGCCGGCGACGAGCTGGTCCTGGCGCACCACGACCACGCTGTGGTGCACGGTGTCTCGCTCGAACTGCGCGCGGGCGCCGTGACGGCGCTCGTCGGCCCCAACGGGTCCGGCAAGTCGACCGTGCTCAGGTCGCTCGCGCGCCTGCACCGACCCCGCACGGGTCAGGTGAAGCTGGGCGAGCGCCCGGTGTGGGGGCACTCCGCGCTGTCCGGCAAGGAGTTCGCCCGCAACGTCACCCTGCTCACCCAGCAGCGGCCGACGCCGTCCGGCGTGTCGGTGCGCGACGTCGTCTCCTACGGCCGGTACCCGTACCGGACGGGGTGGCGTGGCGTGGACCTGGAGGGGAACGCCGCCATCACCCGCGCCATGGAGCTGACCGGTGTCACCGCGATGGCGGACCGCGGCGTGGACGAGCTGTCCGGCGGCGAGTTGCAGCGCGTCTGGCTGGCTTCGTGCCTGGCACAGGAGACTTCCGTGCTGCTGCTGGACGAGCCGACCAACCACCTCGACCTGCGCTACCAGGTCGAGGTGCTGGACGTGGTGCGTGACCTGGCGAACGACCACGACGTGGCGGTGGGCGTCGTGCTGCACGACCTCGACCACGCGGCGATCATCGCCGACGAGGTCGTGCTGCTGGCCGAGGGACGGGTCGTCGCGGCGGGCGGGGTCCGCGACGTCCTCACCGGCGAACACCTCACCCACGCGTACGGCGTCACGGTGCACGTCGCCGACGACCCGGTGACCGGCGCGATCCACTGCCGCCCCCTGGGCCGGCACACACCGCGCCCGGTCTGA
- a CDS encoding ATP-binding protein — MLARAADDPVGFVDALPRPAAVDEFQRAGRGFLLAVKQAADRDRARGQLLLTGSTNYLANKGLSETLAGRAGRLLLWPLSMGERLGVRETFLDLLFEPTRWPGRFEPLPRAELIGTLLEGGFPEIVTEGLAGRPRRNWFEAYVHDVVSREALRPIAEVRLEAELRKLLRLLAARTGQELVVAGVAGDAELGRETASNYVTLLESLHLVTLLPAWSTNITNRAKRRPKVVVVDTGLAADLCGLGERAFSLSADGTAAGALFETFVITEVLKQATWSERSVDLSHFRDRDGAEVDLVVEDRRSGEVAGLEIKLTSTPTARHAKHLVMLRDRLGSRFTTGLVVHAGSQVLPLGDRIWAVPVSALWRSDS; from the coding sequence GTGCTCGCTCGTGCGGCGGACGATCCGGTCGGTTTCGTGGACGCCTTGCCGCGACCGGCGGCGGTCGACGAGTTCCAGCGTGCCGGACGCGGTTTCCTGCTCGCGGTGAAGCAAGCGGCAGACCGCGACCGCGCGCGAGGTCAACTGCTGTTGACCGGGTCGACCAACTACCTGGCGAACAAGGGTCTCTCGGAGACCTTGGCGGGCCGTGCCGGGAGGCTGCTGCTCTGGCCGTTGTCGATGGGGGAGCGGCTCGGTGTGCGGGAAACCTTCCTCGACCTGCTGTTCGAGCCGACTCGGTGGCCAGGTCGGTTCGAGCCGTTGCCGCGTGCGGAGTTGATCGGCACGTTGTTGGAGGGCGGGTTCCCCGAGATCGTCACCGAGGGACTCGCCGGACGCCCGCGCCGGAACTGGTTCGAGGCGTACGTGCACGACGTCGTGTCGAGGGAGGCACTTCGCCCGATCGCCGAGGTCCGGTTGGAGGCCGAGCTGCGGAAGCTGCTGCGCCTCCTGGCCGCTCGTACCGGTCAGGAGTTGGTCGTCGCCGGAGTTGCCGGGGACGCCGAGCTCGGCCGTGAGACCGCGTCGAACTACGTGACCCTGCTGGAGTCCCTCCACCTGGTGACCTTGCTGCCCGCGTGGTCGACCAACATCACGAACAGGGCGAAGCGTCGCCCGAAGGTCGTTGTCGTGGACACAGGACTCGCGGCGGATCTCTGCGGTCTCGGCGAGCGGGCGTTCTCACTGTCCGCCGATGGGACTGCGGCAGGTGCGCTGTTCGAGACGTTCGTCATCACCGAGGTCCTCAAGCAGGCGACGTGGAGCGAGCGGAGCGTGGACCTGTCGCACTTCCGCGACCGCGATGGGGCTGAGGTGGACCTCGTCGTGGAGGACCGCAGGTCTGGTGAGGTGGCCGGTTTGGAGATCAAGCTGACCAGCACGCCGACCGCTCGGCACGCCAAGCACCTGGTGATGTTGCGGGACAGGTTGGGAAGCCGGTTCACGACGGGTCTGGTGGTCCACGCCGGATCGCAGGTGCTGCCGCTGGGCGACCGGATCTGGGCCGTTCCGGTTTCCGCTCTGTGGCGGTCGGACAGCTGA
- a CDS encoding SRPBCC family protein: protein MPRLEPFDLDFFDSAPQRSSYVLDLPVSPERVWRGLTASNPLWWCRLLSSAEYTSPRPFGIGTTRKTTVLGVLRLHEVFFRWEKGRRQSFRVERANLPLFRRFGEDYLVERAGDGCRFTWTFAYEPAVKFGGGLTTALFASLVADTRRHFGG from the coding sequence GTGCCCCGCCTGGAGCCGTTCGACCTGGACTTCTTCGATTCGGCACCGCAGCGCAGCAGCTACGTGCTGGACCTGCCGGTGTCACCCGAACGTGTCTGGCGGGGCCTGACCGCGTCCAACCCTCTGTGGTGGTGCCGCCTGCTGTCGTCAGCCGAGTACACCTCGCCTCGCCCGTTCGGGATCGGCACGACGCGGAAGACGACGGTGCTCGGCGTGCTGCGGCTGCACGAGGTGTTCTTCCGGTGGGAGAAGGGGCGGCGGCAGTCGTTCCGGGTGGAGCGGGCCAACCTGCCGCTGTTCCGCCGGTTCGGGGAGGACTACCTCGTGGAACGGGCGGGTGACGGGTGCCGGTTCACCTGGACGTTCGCGTACGAGCCGGCGGTGAAGTTCGGCGGCGGGCTCACCACGGCGTTGTTCGCGTCGCTGGTCGCCGACACGCGCCGGCACTTCGGCGGCTGA
- a CDS encoding terpene synthase family protein, which translates to MQPFQLPDFYMPYPARLNPNLERARAHTKAWAHEMDMIDVPQHGTVIWTDEDLDSHDYALLCSYTHPDATAADLDLVTDWYVWVFYFDDHFVELYKRNPDVAGAKAYLDRLPLFMPVDGQITEEPTNPVEKGLADLWTRTVHSHSPDWRRRFADNTKHLLDESMWELLNITEGRLSNPIEYIEMRRKVGGAPWSANLVEHVTGMEVPARIALTRPMGVLRDTFADAVHLRNDLFSYEREVLDEGELSNGVLVLEKFLDIPTQEAAEAVNDLLTSRLHQFEHTAVTEVPALLDENAIDPAGRLAVLAYVKGLQDWQSGGHEWHARSSRYMNEGAVTANPVLGGPTGLGTSAVRSLIATAPQRLRSFGHVPFEEVPSLPEPALDMPFELRLSPHWQDAKEKSVAWTRDMGFFDDVPRVWTEDKLRDYDLALCSAGLDPDATPEELEISALWLTWGTYGDDYYPAVFGRTLDMPAAKVATDRLKQMMPLEGEPPTPVTPMERGLADVWQRTTASMPSANRRQFRRAVDLMLDSWLWELKNQHENRVPDPVDYVEMRRSTFGSDMTLSLARLGHGGLVPDELYRTRTIRNIENSAIDYATMLNDLYSYRKEIQFEGEVHNMVLVVRNFLDVDLERAYKVTTDLANARLKQFQHAVAVGLPALFEEFDLGPETRDALNTYVAELQDWMAGILNWHREVVRYHDADLAKHFGHRQIVPQTPYGPTGLGTSSTRILAHNR; encoded by the coding sequence ATGCAGCCGTTCCAGCTGCCGGATTTCTACATGCCCTACCCGGCACGGCTGAACCCGAACCTCGAACGCGCCCGTGCGCACACGAAGGCGTGGGCGCACGAGATGGACATGATCGACGTCCCGCAGCACGGCACGGTCATCTGGACCGACGAGGACCTCGACTCGCACGACTACGCCCTGCTCTGCTCCTACACCCACCCGGACGCGACCGCGGCCGACCTTGACCTGGTCACCGACTGGTACGTGTGGGTCTTCTACTTCGACGACCACTTCGTGGAGCTGTACAAGCGCAACCCGGACGTGGCGGGCGCGAAGGCGTACCTCGACCGGCTGCCGCTGTTCATGCCGGTGGACGGCCAGATCACCGAGGAGCCGACGAACCCGGTCGAGAAGGGCCTGGCCGACCTGTGGACGCGCACCGTCCACTCGCACTCGCCCGATTGGCGCCGCCGGTTCGCGGACAACACCAAGCACCTGCTGGACGAGTCCATGTGGGAGCTGCTGAACATCACCGAGGGTCGGCTGTCCAACCCGATCGAGTACATCGAGATGCGCCGCAAGGTGGGCGGCGCGCCGTGGTCGGCGAACCTGGTCGAGCACGTCACGGGCATGGAGGTGCCCGCCCGGATCGCCCTCACCCGCCCGATGGGCGTCCTGCGCGACACGTTCGCGGACGCCGTGCACCTGCGCAACGACCTGTTCTCGTACGAGCGCGAGGTGCTGGACGAGGGCGAGCTGAGCAACGGCGTCCTGGTGCTGGAGAAGTTCCTCGACATCCCCACCCAGGAGGCCGCCGAGGCGGTCAACGACCTGCTCACGTCCCGCCTGCACCAGTTCGAGCACACCGCCGTCACCGAGGTGCCGGCGCTGCTGGACGAGAACGCGATCGACCCGGCGGGGCGGCTGGCCGTGCTGGCGTACGTGAAGGGGCTCCAGGACTGGCAGTCCGGCGGCCACGAGTGGCACGCCCGTTCCAGCCGCTACATGAACGAGGGCGCGGTCACCGCGAACCCGGTGCTCGGCGGCCCGACCGGCCTGGGCACGAGCGCCGTCCGCTCGCTCATCGCCACCGCGCCGCAACGCCTGCGCAGCTTCGGCCACGTGCCGTTCGAAGAGGTCCCGTCGCTGCCGGAGCCGGCCCTCGACATGCCGTTCGAGTTGAGGCTGAGCCCGCACTGGCAGGACGCGAAGGAGAAGAGCGTCGCGTGGACGCGTGACATGGGCTTCTTCGACGACGTGCCCCGCGTGTGGACCGAGGACAAGCTGCGCGACTACGACCTCGCGCTGTGCTCGGCGGGCCTCGACCCGGACGCCACACCGGAGGAGCTGGAGATCTCCGCGCTGTGGCTGACCTGGGGCACCTACGGCGACGACTACTACCCGGCCGTCTTCGGCCGCACGCTGGACATGCCCGCCGCGAAGGTCGCCACCGATCGGCTGAAGCAGATGATGCCGCTCGAAGGCGAGCCGCCCACGCCGGTGACCCCGATGGAACGCGGCCTCGCCGACGTCTGGCAGCGCACCACCGCCTCGATGCCGTCGGCCAACCGGCGGCAGTTCCGGCGCGCGGTGGACCTGATGCTGGACAGCTGGCTGTGGGAGCTGAAGAACCAGCACGAGAACCGCGTGCCGGACCCGGTGGACTACGTCGAGATGCGCCGCAGCACGTTCGGCTCGGACATGACCCTGAGCCTGGCGCGGCTCGGCCACGGCGGGCTGGTGCCCGACGAGCTCTACCGCACCAGGACCATCCGGAACATCGAGAACTCGGCGATCGACTACGCGACCATGCTCAACGACCTCTACTCGTACCGGAAGGAGATCCAGTTCGAGGGGGAGGTGCACAACATGGTCCTGGTGGTGCGCAACTTCCTCGACGTGGACCTGGAGCGGGCGTACAAGGTCACGACCGACCTGGCGAACGCGCGGCTCAAGCAGTTCCAGCACGCGGTCGCGGTCGGGCTGCCGGCGTTGTTCGAGGAGTTCGACCTGGGTCCGGAGACCCGTGACGCCCTGAACACGTACGTCGCCGAGCTACAGGACTGGATGGCCGGGATCCTCAACTGGCACCGCGAGGTCGTCCGGTACCACGACGCCGACCTGGCCAAGCACTTCGGCCACCGGCAGATCGTCCCGCAGACGCCGTACGGCCCGACCGGCCTCGGCACGTCGTCCACCCGGATCCTGGCGCACAACAGGTGA